A genome region from Osmerus mordax isolate fOsmMor3 chromosome 27, fOsmMor3.pri, whole genome shotgun sequence includes the following:
- the lrrc15 gene encoding leucine-rich repeat-containing protein 15 — protein MDPPITLYCFILLSSLGFILGGCPDKCFCKENQIVCQGKSIFDFPSGVPATTSALYISNTNIPTLKPEDFASFSEALGIFLVKDSSIMQVLPGTFDRTSNLGALGFTSTFLSDLPEALFQNLLRLESLTLSNNKLEVLRSTWLASLPALKKLDLSKNLLTSVPEEAFRYLTQLEHLTLARNNISQLSKETFRGLTRVKILRLNRNCLRQVPVGALDDLVSLEELSLQDNQVDHLHADLLSKLKNLNKLFLSSNRLTSLPQGLFFNMPNLAQISLYENELSSLVPGVFGPMALQELWLYDNRLIRLEDSTFMNLTQLRLLVLSRNQISSVSPHAFRGLEQLGEVSLHTNLLTGLEEGTFQGMPELVNISLEHNQLNSLPSKFLDGLSQMGQLDLHNNSFSNLPPETLDTLTAAREVLLAQNPWRCDQDILPLRDWLRQHPTKVNHSVVLCATPIGLSGEVVADLKDEQFGVLHPSLTPDPPEDRWEISTLAPKKSTLAPTASVTPTRQHTNNGKGEGVSRDIHIIIIAVVCTAVITSLIICCVCWRRKKKESHNLGRRSKNSVL, from the coding sequence ATGGACCCGCCAATCACACTATACTGTTTTATCCTGCTTTCCAGCCTTGGTTTCATCCTGGGAGGATGTCCGGATAAATGCTTTTGCAAGGAAAACCAAATAGTCTGCCAGGGCAAATCCATCTTTGATTTCCCCTCTGGTGTGCCTGCTACCACCTCTGCCCTCTATATTTCCAACACCAACATCCCTACCTTAAAACCAGAGGACTTTGCTAGCTTTTCAGAGGCCCTAGGCATCTTTTTAGTAAAAGACTCGAGCATCATGCAGGTCCTGCCTGGCACCTTTGACCGTACCAGTAACCTGGGTGCCTTGGGGTTCACCAGCACCTTTCTATCAGACTTGCCTGAAGCCTTGTTCCAGAATCTTCTGAGGCTGGAGTCTCTGACTCTGAGCAACAACAAGCTTGAGGTGCTTCGCTCCACCTGGTTAGCCTCACTTCCTGCTCTGAAGAAGCTTGATCTCAGTAAGAACCTGCTGACATCCGTTCCTGAGGAGGCTTTCCGTTATCTCACTCAGCTGGAACACCTGACCCTGGCCAGGAATAACATCTCCCAGCTCTCCAAAGAGACATTCAGGGGCTTGACCAGAGTGAAGATTCTCCGTCTCAATCGGAACTGTCTACGACAGGTCCCTGTTGGAGCGTTGGATGACCTGGTGAGCCTGGAGGAACTCTCTCTGCAGGACAACCAGGTGGACCACCTACACGCTGACCTGTTGTCTAAGCTTAAAAACCTGAATAAGCTTTTCCTCTCCAGCAACCGCCTGACATCCCTACCCCAGGGATTGTTCTTTAACATGCCCAACCTGGCCCAGATCTCCCTCTATGAAAACGAGCTGAGTAGCCTGGTCCCAGGTGTGTTTGGCCCCATGGCTCTTCAGGAACTGTGGCTGTACGACAACAGGCTGATCCGTCTAGAGGACAGCACTTTCATGAACCTTACCCAGCTGCGTTTACTGGTGCTGAGCCGCAACCAGATCAGCTCTGTGTCCCCCCACGCCTTCAGGGGGCTAGAGCAGCTGGGAGAAGTGTCTCTGCACACCAACCTGCtcacaggcctggaggagggcacaTTCCAGGGGATGCCCGAGCTGGTAAACATATCGCTGGAGCACAATCAGCTAAACTCCCTTCCAAGCAAGTTCCTGGATGGTCTGAGCCAGATGGGCCAGCTAGACCTTCACAACAACTCCTTCTCCAACCTGCCCCCGGAGACCCTAGACACGCTCACAGCAGCTAGGGAGGTGCTACTGGCCCAAAACCCTTGGAGATGTGACCAGGATATCCTGCCGTTGCGCGACTGGCTGAGACAGCACCCAACCAAGGTCAACCacagtgttgtgctgtgtgccACACCCATCGGCCTAAGTGGTGAGGTTGTTGCTGACCTAAAGGACGAGCAGTTTGGggtcctccacccatccctcacGCCTGACCCCCCAGAGGACAGGTGGGAGATCAGCACCCTGGCTCCTAAGAAGAGCACATTGGCCCCCACTGCCTCAGTTACACCCACCAGGCAACACACCAACaatgggaagggggagggggtgtcccGGGACATCCATATCATTATTATAGCTGTTGTATGCACCGCTGTCATCACAAGCCTCATtatctgctgtgtctgctggaggaggaagaagaaagaaagccaCAACTTAGGGCGTAGGTCCAAAAACTCTGTTCTGTAA
- the LOC136936954 gene encoding platelet glycoprotein V has protein sequence DNFSRGTMWQVILILLCISILPTQTIICPSSCMCNEKGAVKCVGNITDVPKTMPNSTYLLQLNDTNVRVLNEQSLANLPLMLRFSVSFSSLSAVHPRAFYVAPQLLSVKLSFNNLTSLPPRVFSPLVSLEQLHLDGNHLESIPSVMFEGLARLIELEMSRNAIVHLAPDVFSSLSSLRFLNLGKNYIRELPPTVFHSLTRLQFLILYNNQLERIEAGAFDELANLLELKLHHNQIASLPSEVFWALGNLRMLTLSSNRLQGVPEKTFYYMPKLTKLTLYSNPLQSLPDQLMGQMPLISDLYLYGTNLTVVPWNLFANMSGLQKLSLHLNDKLRELPQDLFCCQPKLQRLSLKANDLQVLDGDLFSNLTNLNVLLLNDNKLRSIPKNIFRHLSNLNSIEINNNHLNTLSDEVFSSNVGLRAVTLGGNPWDCTCSIRDIVGWIRRHEGVVSDREGVKCYSPQHLELRKLYSLQDEEFSVCDTTPSSYLPTTPPIEIYVSPSNPSSTPSSSIPFRTTTSIITVSPTTASQTSPDIVLFESDNPFQLFTEALPPPQGDSYFLSFPPFYDRLVVEQGQKFIHNNRMKSWVYIWSLSSDSASAGLIMALHILLVAAGVTLILATIYGMYRLQQSINEDFWEVASGNMLSNQKQKSTDRL, from the exons gataacttttccagag GCACAATGTGGCAGGTAATCCTCATCCTTCTGTGCATCAGCATCCTTCCAACCCAGACCATAATCTGCCCCAGCAGTTGCATGTGCAACGAGAAAGGAGCTGTCAAGTGTGTTGGCAACATCACAGATGTGCCTAAGACCATGCCTAACAGCACATACCTTCTCCAACTTAACGACACAAACGTGAGGGTCCTGAATGAGCAAAGCCTCGCCAACCTGCCATTAATGCTGCGCTTCAGCGTTAGCTTCAGCTCCCTGAGCGCTGTCCATCCCAGGGCTTTCTACGTGGCCCCCCAGCTCCTGTCGGTCAAGCTGTCATTCAACAACCTCACAAGCCTCCCGCCCAGGGTTTTCAGCCCCCTGGTCTCCCTGGAGCAGCTTCATCTAGATGGAAACCATCTGGAATCCATTCCCTCCGTGATGTTTGAAGGTCTAGCCAGACTTATAGAGCTTGAAATGAGTCGGAATGCCATTGTCCATCTGGCACCAGATGTCTTCAGCAGCCTGAGCAGCTTGCGCTTCCTCAATTTGGGGAAGAACTACATACGAGAGCTGCCACCCACCGTCTTCCACTCACTGACGCGACTGCAGTTCCTTATCCTCTATAACAACCAGTTGGAGAGAATAGAGGCTGGAGCCTTTGACGAGCTTGCCAACCTCTTGGAGCTCAAACTCCACCACAACCAGATTGCCAGCCTCCCCTCAGAGGTGTTCTGGGCCCTGGGTAACCTCAGAATGCTTACCCTATCCTCTAACAGGCTTCAGGGTGTCCCAGAGAAGACCTTCTATTACATGCCCAAGCTCACCAAACTCACCCTCTACAGTAATCCTCTACAATCGCTGCCTGACCAGCTGATGGGACAGATGCCCTTGATAAGTGACCTTTACCTGTATGGCACCAACCTCACTGTTGTCCCCTGGAACCTCTTTGCCAACATGAGTGGTCTGCAAaagctctccctccacctcaatGACAAATTGAGGGAGTTGCCTCAAGACCTGTTTTGTTGTCAGCCGAAGCTCCAGAGACTCTCTCTAAAAGCGAATGACCTTCAGGTCTTAGACGGTGACCTGTTCTCCAATCTCACCAACTTGAACGTCCTACTGCTGAATGACAACAAGCTCCGCTCCATCCCTAAGAACATCTTCAGACATCTTTCCAATCTGAATAGCATAGAGATCAACAATAACCATCTTAACACCCTTTCAGATGAAGTTTTCTCCTCCAATGTGGGTTTGAGGGCTGTGACTTTGGGTGGGAACCCATGGGACTGTACTTGCAGCATCAGAGATATTGTGGGTTGGATCAGACGCCATGAAGGTGTGGTCAGTGATAGGGAGGGCGTGAAATGTTACAGTCCCCAGCATCTAGAGCTCCGTAAATTGTATTCATTACAAGATGAGGAGTTCTCAGTGTGTGACACCACGCCATCAAGCTATCTACCTACAACCCCTCCCATAGAAATATACGTGTCCCCTTCAAACCCATCTtcaaccccttcatcctctatcCCCTTTAGAACCACTACTTCGATCATCACAGTATCACCAACAACAGCCTCACAGACGAGCCCAGACATTGTGCTTTTTGAGTCTGACAACCCATTCCAGCTTTTCACCGAAGCTCTCCCACCCCCGCAAGGTGACTCttatttcctctctttccctcctttctaCGACCGTCTGGTGGTCGAGCAGGGGCAAAAGTTTATCCACAACAATCGCATGAAGAGCTGGGTATATATCTGGAGCCTGTCTTCTGATAGTGCCTCAGCTGGTTTAATTATGGCCCTTCACATCCTGTTAGTAGCAGCAGGCGTTACTTTGATCTTGGCAACCATATATGGGATGTATCGCCTCCAACAGTCCATCAATGAGGATTTCTGGGAGGTGGCATCAGGAAACATGTTATCCAACCAGAAGCAAAAGAGCACAGATAGACTGTAA
- the uts2d gene encoding urotensin 2 domain containing, translating to MNKLVLYCLGFLGLLLLQGVFGVEGRSILSPGNNVIHTKEDTDVQNKIITLLLQKSLLPVEKNDALGLDLASRVAELEELEALRDDLELKLTANALSTPKKRAEACFWKYCV from the exons ATGAACAAACTTGTGTTATATTGCCTGGGATTCCTGGGTTTGCTACTGCTGCAGGGGGTGTTTGGTGTGGAGGGCAGAAGCATCCTAAGTCCTG GAAACAATGTTATTCACACAAAAGAAGACACAGATGTCCAGAACAAGATTATTACATTGCTACTTCAAAAGAGCTTACTGCCTGTGGAGAAAAATGATGCTCTTG gTCTAGACTTGGCCAGTAGAGTAGCAGAGCTAGAGGAG CTGGAAGCTCTGAGAGATGATCTGGAGCTGAAGCTCACAGCAAATGCATTGTCCACACCTAAGAAGAGGGCTGAAG CTTGTTTCTGGAAGTACTGTGTGTGA